The Humulus lupulus chromosome 4, drHumLupu1.1, whole genome shotgun sequence genome has a window encoding:
- the LOC133832097 gene encoding uncharacterized mitochondrial protein AtMg00810-like translates to MLQLDINNAFLNGDLNEEVYMQLPPGLTLPSSLSTDSNLVCKLHKSIYGLRQSSRQWYKKLFEALLQEGFKQSQADYTLFTRGTNDQFIALLVYVDDIVLTGPNLATLHQLQASLHQKFKLKALGPLRYFLGFEIAKGKDGLFLSQRKYTIQLLEDTGYAGCKPAKTPMDPRLKLDDQQGEPLTNPSSYHQLIGKLLYLTLSRPDITYAVNCLSQFMTNPRSTHLQALNHLLRYLKGCPRKGLLYSPDSSLHLRGFSDSDWASCPITRRSTTDFCIFIGDCLISWKTKKQPTISKSSAEAEYRALAATTSEITWLQYLLNDLQLQQTKPAFIYCDNQSAIHIANNPTFHERNKHIELDCHCIRDKINNSTICLIPISSNLQLADAFTKPLPSTTLNSHIIKMSVYNLYSPS, encoded by the coding sequence ATGTTGCAACTCGACATTAACAATGCCTTCTtaaatggtgacctcaatgaagaGGTCTATATGCAATTGCCGCCAGGTCTAACTTTGCCATCTTCTTTGTCTACAGATTCGAACCTGGTTTGCAAACTTCACAAATCAATTTATGGACTTCGACAATCATCCAGACAATGGTACAAAAAGTTATTCGAGGCTTTACTCCAAGAAGGGTTCAAACAATCCCAGGCAGATTATACTCTTTTCACACGAGGCACAAATGATCAGTTCATTGCTCTTCTCGTTTATGTCGATGACATAGTTCTAACTGGACCAAATCTTGCTACTTTACACCAGCTTCAAGCTTCTCTACATCAGAAATTTAAGCTCAAGGCTCTCGGACCCTTACGATATTTTCTTGGCTTTGAAATAGCCAAAGGAAAAGATGGTCTGTTTCTATCTCAACGCAAGTATACGATTCAATTACTTGAAGACACGGGTTATGCAGGCTGCAAACCAGCAAAAACACCCATGGATCCGCGACTGAAACTGGATGATCAACAGGGGGAACCTCTTACTAATCCTTCCTCATACCATCAGCTGATTGGAAAACTTCTATACTTGACCCTATCGAGACCGGACATCACATATGCAGTGAATTGTCTAAGCCAATTCATGACAAACCCACGAAGCACACATTTACAGGCATTAAACCATCTGCTTCGATACCTCAAAGGATGTCCCAGAAAAGGTCTACTTTATTCACCAGATTCTTCCTTACATCTCAGAGGTTTCTCCGACTCTGATTGGGCTTCCTGTCCCATCACACGACGCTCCACAACCGATTTTTGTATCTTCATAGGAGATTGCCTAATATCCTGGAAGACCAAGAAACAACCTACTATTTCTAAAAGCTCTGCAGAAGCAGAATACAGGGCCCTAGCAGCAACTACGAGCGAGATCACATGGCTTCAATACCTCCTCAACGACTTGCAACTACAACAAACTAAGCCAGCTTTCATTTATTGTGACAATCAGTCAGCAATACACATTGCCAACAATCCCACATTTCATGAGAGAAATAAACATATAGAACTTGATTGTCACTGCATTCGTGACAAAATTAACAACTCAACTATTTGCCTTATCCCTATTTCAAGCAACCTACAACTTGCAGATGCCTTTACTAAACCTTTACCATCTACCACTCTCAATTCCCACATCATCAAGATGTCTGTATATAATCTATACAGTCCATCTTGA